A single window of Cryptosporangium aurantiacum DNA harbors:
- a CDS encoding FtsK/SpoIIIE domain-containing protein: protein MRRRDYRRARRQLRRRYGTRTAPVVLIGEPYPGAGLAAAGRLLFWYRSELAPLALAATAGLVALFLHTRHPGWWPGLIVATVLGTASVASLGRRWLPRLIERAYAAGIIFATGTWVVLATVYGPGAGPLPKVLGIGTVVAGVPWWWHRRRRARVQVERTLEAWPEVGEQVGLAGSRVMSALVDAWGWRARIALRKGQTVADALNRLPALESGLGTRPGALRIEADPHRADHVLLRVLNRDPHAEPLPWPGGTARSINEPAELGIYEDAGPVRVSLLRRHGLIGGVAGSGKSGVLNVVLAILTGCRDVVLWGIDLKGGMELQPWARCLDRLATTPRDAAELLADAVRVLDARAAELAQRGARVWEPSADRPALVIVVDEYAELDDKALRYADSLARRGRAPAVTLLAATQRPTQDAMGNGAVRSQMDVRICLRVRERRDVDLVLGQGMLAAGWNAHALDAAGKFLLSAPGLDVPHRARAYLVDDAAVTRTAARHTAIRPALDAHSAQALRSHPNGRERTAEVVDAEIVDEASGDPAQALWGALLTAPADGLGLPDLMAVTGLGRSWVYARLHEHANAGRAYQVTRGRWRARSVHH, encoded by the coding sequence ATGAGGCGCCGCGACTACCGCCGCGCTCGTCGGCAACTCCGCCGCCGATATGGCACCCGGACCGCACCGGTCGTCCTCATCGGCGAGCCGTACCCAGGCGCCGGACTCGCCGCCGCCGGACGGCTCCTCTTCTGGTACCGATCCGAACTCGCACCCCTCGCACTCGCCGCTACGGCCGGACTCGTCGCGCTCTTCCTGCATACGAGGCACCCGGGTTGGTGGCCCGGCCTTATCGTCGCCACGGTCCTCGGTACGGCATCCGTCGCCTCGCTCGGTCGGCGTTGGCTGCCGCGACTGATCGAGCGCGCCTACGCGGCCGGCATCATATTCGCCACCGGTACCTGGGTGGTACTCGCGACCGTCTACGGACCGGGCGCCGGACCGCTGCCCAAAGTTCTCGGAATCGGCACAGTCGTGGCCGGGGTTCCGTGGTGGTGGCACCGACGGCGCCGCGCTCGGGTCCAGGTCGAGCGGACTCTGGAGGCGTGGCCAGAGGTCGGCGAACAGGTCGGGCTCGCCGGTTCACGGGTGATGTCAGCGCTTGTCGATGCGTGGGGGTGGCGAGCCCGCATCGCGCTTCGCAAGGGGCAGACCGTTGCTGATGCGCTCAACCGCCTACCAGCGCTCGAATCCGGGCTCGGCACTCGGCCGGGTGCGCTCCGGATCGAGGCCGACCCACACCGCGCCGATCACGTGCTGCTGCGCGTTCTCAACCGCGATCCGCATGCCGAGCCGCTGCCCTGGCCCGGGGGCACGGCGCGCAGCATCAATGAGCCCGCCGAACTCGGCATCTACGAGGACGCCGGCCCGGTGCGCGTCTCGCTGCTGCGTCGGCATGGCCTCATCGGTGGTGTGGCCGGCTCCGGCAAGAGCGGAGTTCTGAACGTCGTCCTCGCGATCCTCACGGGCTGTCGAGACGTCGTGCTCTGGGGCATCGACCTCAAGGGCGGCATGGAGCTACAACCGTGGGCGCGCTGCCTTGACCGGCTCGCCACCACTCCACGGGATGCCGCCGAGCTGCTCGCCGATGCCGTCCGCGTCCTCGACGCACGGGCCGCCGAACTCGCCCAGCGCGGAGCACGCGTCTGGGAACCATCAGCAGATCGGCCAGCGTTGGTGATCGTCGTCGACGAGTACGCCGAACTCGACGACAAGGCGCTCCGCTACGCCGACTCGCTCGCCCGGCGAGGACGAGCGCCCGCGGTGACGCTGCTCGCCGCGACCCAGCGGCCGACCCAGGACGCAATGGGCAACGGCGCTGTCCGCTCGCAGATGGACGTTCGTATCTGCCTCCGCGTCCGGGAGCGTCGGGACGTCGACTTGGTGCTCGGGCAAGGGATGCTCGCCGCCGGATGGAATGCTCACGCGCTCGACGCCGCAGGCAAGTTCCTGCTCTCAGCACCAGGCCTCGACGTCCCGCACCGAGCGCGCGCTTACCTCGTCGACGACGCCGCAGTGACGCGAACCGCTGCCCGTCATACGGCGATCCGTCCGGCGCTCGACGCGCACTCGGCGCAGGCGCTCCGCAGCCACCCCAACGGGCGCGAGCGCACCGCGGAAGTCGTCGACGCCGAGATCGTTGATGAGGCCTCGGGCGACCCAGCACAGGCTCTCTGGGGCGCGTTACTCACCGCGCCGGCCGACGGGCTCGGACTGCCCGATCTGATGGCCGTGACCGGGCTTGGCCGCTCCTGGGTCTACGCCCGACTCCATGAGCACGCCAACGCCGGCCGCGCCTACCAAGTCACACGCGGACGCTGGCGCGCACGCTCCGTCCATCACTAA
- a CDS encoding DUF2637 domain-containing protein, whose product MGGMVVSAASAAVASFSGLRGLADASGWAPELAWLLPLTVDAYATTSARVWLAASTRSTEARRFARANALGAITVSIAGNAVYHAAETGLLEITWPVVVVVGAIPAAVLGLTSHLHALRSRPPSEPMSTGPVSNESASDELARIDGSNGADPSALPNPVEPGWPVRRTPERPRSNDDLLAAAQLADRRYRVEHDGRPITRDALRAALHIGGRRATELRRQLAELPAGPTESDPVPTVHVPEREENDDA is encoded by the coding sequence ATGGGCGGCATGGTCGTCTCGGCCGCATCCGCCGCGGTGGCGAGCTTCTCCGGACTCCGCGGCCTGGCCGACGCTTCAGGATGGGCGCCTGAGTTGGCCTGGCTGTTGCCACTCACGGTTGACGCCTACGCCACCACGTCCGCCCGGGTCTGGCTTGCCGCCTCGACGCGCTCGACGGAAGCCCGCCGGTTCGCCCGAGCGAACGCACTCGGTGCGATCACGGTCAGCATCGCTGGCAACGCCGTCTACCACGCGGCCGAGACCGGACTCCTTGAGATCACTTGGCCGGTCGTCGTTGTGGTCGGTGCCATCCCGGCCGCCGTGCTCGGCCTTACCTCCCACCTGCATGCACTCCGATCGCGGCCCCCATCCGAACCCATGAGTACGGGTCCGGTCTCCAACGAGTCGGCCTCTGACGAACTGGCCCGCATCGACGGTTCGAACGGAGCCGATCCGTCCGCCCTACCGAATCCCGTCGAGCCCGGCTGGCCGGTCCGCCGGACTCCCGAGCGGCCCCGGTCGAACGACGATCTGCTCGCTGCCGCTCAACTCGCGGACCGGCGGTACCGCGTAGAGCACGACGGCCGGCCGATCACCCGCGATGCGCTCCGCGCAGCGCTGCACATCGGCGGACGCCGAGCCACCGAACTCCGCCGCCAGCTCGCCGAACTCCCCGCCGGACCCACCGAGTCCGACCCGGTACCGACAGTCCATGTCCCCGAACGAGAGGAGAACGATGACGCCTGA